In a genomic window of Croceibacterium sp. TMG7-5b_MA50:
- a CDS encoding ribonucleotide-diphosphate reductase subunit beta codes for MSLLEARKTYKPFEYPWAYDFWKRQQQLHWLPEEVPLGEDCRDWAQKLSDHERNLLTQIFRFFTQADVEVQDCYHEKYGRVFKPTEIKMMLTAFSNMETVHIAAYSHLLDTIGMPESEYGAFLEYDELKNKHDYMQNFGVDNDEDIARTLAMFGGFTEGVQLFASFAMLMNFPRFNKMKGMGQIVSWSVRDESLHCEGITRMFHAFTQERQCLTKAVKDDIADVCQTTIRLEDAFIDLAFEMGPVQGMTAKEIKKYIRYIADWRLEQLGLKPIYLIDEHPLPWLTPLLNGVEHANFFETRATEYSKAATRGNWNDVWSSFDSRQKARSAANEAEEPAAGAPDEGFGLFGPAGMQAAE; via the coding sequence ATGTCCCTTCTCGAAGCCCGCAAGACCTACAAGCCGTTCGAGTATCCGTGGGCGTACGACTTCTGGAAGCGCCAGCAGCAGCTGCACTGGCTGCCCGAAGAGGTGCCGCTGGGCGAGGATTGCCGCGACTGGGCGCAGAAGCTGTCCGATCACGAGCGTAACCTGCTGACGCAGATCTTCCGCTTCTTCACGCAGGCCGACGTGGAGGTGCAGGATTGCTACCACGAGAAGTACGGCCGCGTGTTCAAGCCGACCGAGATCAAGATGATGCTGACCGCTTTCAGCAACATGGAAACGGTCCATATCGCCGCCTATTCCCACCTGCTCGACACGATCGGCATGCCGGAAAGCGAATACGGGGCGTTTCTCGAGTATGACGAGCTGAAGAACAAGCATGACTACATGCAGAACTTCGGCGTCGACAATGACGAGGACATCGCCCGCACGCTGGCCATGTTCGGCGGCTTCACCGAAGGGGTGCAGCTGTTCGCCAGCTTCGCCATGCTGATGAACTTCCCGCGCTTCAACAAGATGAAGGGCATGGGGCAGATCGTCAGCTGGTCGGTCCGCGACGAGAGCCTGCATTGCGAAGGCATCACGCGCATGTTCCACGCCTTCACCCAGGAACGCCAATGCCTGACCAAGGCGGTGAAGGACGACATTGCCGATGTGTGTCAGACCACCATCCGGCTGGAGGATGCCTTCATTGACCTCGCCTTCGAGATGGGCCCGGTGCAGGGCATGACGGCCAAGGAGATCAAGAAGTACATCCGCTACATCGCCGACTGGCGGCTGGAGCAGCTGGGCCTGAAGCCGATCTATCTGATCGACGAGCATCCGCTGCCCTGGCTGACCCCGCTGCTGAACGGGGTGGAGCACGCGAACTTCTTCGAAACCCGTGCCACGGAATATTCCAAGGCCGCGACGCGCGGCAACTGGAACGATGTATGGTCCAGCTTTGACAGCCGGCAGAAGGCCCGCTCTGCCGCCAACGAGGCGGAGGAGCCCGCAGCCGGTGCGCCGGACGAGGGTTTCGGCCTGTTCGGCCCCGCCGGCATGCAGGCGGCGGAGTAG
- a CDS encoding glycosyltransferase: MKRSGADMAAVAKPRVLFVINSLAGGGAERVLLTLLEGSEGLRDRVDFSLALLDDEPRAYSPPGWLTVHQLDVRRSLLRSILQLRRLVRQQKPDLIVSFLTRSNLASTVVARGSGLPNVISERANTSGHFKPTLAGNLSRRLVAALYPRASRVIAVSRGIADDLVRNFGVRRDRMDVIANPLPADRVQHLARQESGLSVPRPFCVAVSRLTPGKNVRMVVDAFARSGLPGSLVIFGEGPERAAIEAAIEQHGLAGRVLLPGFASNPFSTMRHADFYVSASNGEGFPNSLVEALALGLPAIATNCASGPSEILADLSREEVHGLTIAPYGILTDTNAVDQLADAMQAISGEAERLRAAGPVRAAEYSVERACTRYWETIAHALDRPSLLSR, from the coding sequence ATGAAGAGATCCGGCGCTGACATGGCGGCGGTGGCTAAGCCGCGCGTCCTGTTCGTCATCAACTCGCTTGCGGGGGGTGGTGCCGAGCGGGTGCTGCTGACCTTGCTGGAAGGCTCCGAAGGGCTTCGGGATCGGGTCGATTTCTCCCTGGCCCTGCTCGATGACGAACCGCGTGCCTACTCACCCCCCGGCTGGCTCACCGTCCACCAGTTGGACGTGCGACGGTCGCTGCTGCGCAGCATATTGCAGCTTCGCCGGCTCGTCCGCCAGCAGAAGCCGGACCTGATCGTCTCGTTCCTGACCCGCAGCAACTTGGCCAGTACCGTTGTCGCCCGTGGTTCGGGCCTGCCCAACGTGATCAGCGAACGGGCCAACACCTCCGGGCATTTCAAGCCCACCCTGGCGGGCAACCTCTCCCGCCGGCTGGTTGCCGCCCTGTATCCGCGCGCTTCGCGGGTGATCGCCGTGTCTCGCGGTATCGCCGATGATCTGGTCCGGAACTTTGGCGTGCGCCGGGATCGGATGGACGTCATCGCCAACCCGCTGCCGGCTGATCGCGTGCAGCATCTGGCGCGGCAGGAAAGCGGCCTGTCGGTGCCGCGCCCCTTCTGCGTCGCGGTCTCGCGGCTGACGCCTGGCAAGAACGTGCGCATGGTGGTGGATGCGTTCGCCCGCTCCGGCCTGCCCGGATCGCTGGTGATCTTCGGTGAAGGGCCAGAGCGGGCGGCAATCGAAGCCGCGATCGAGCAACATGGACTGGCTGGGCGCGTGCTGCTGCCCGGTTTTGCCAGCAATCCTTTTTCAACCATGCGCCATGCCGACTTCTACGTCAGCGCATCCAATGGGGAAGGCTTCCCCAACAGCCTGGTGGAGGCACTGGCCCTCGGCCTGCCGGCAATCGCCACCAACTGCGCCTCCGGCCCGTCGGAAATCCTGGCGGACCTTTCGCGGGAGGAGGTCCATGGCCTAACCATCGCACCCTACGGCATCCTCACAGACACGAATGCTGTCGACCAACTTGCCGACGCGATGCAGGCGATTTCCGGCGAGGCGGAGCGGCTGCGCGCCGCAGGACCAGTCCGGGCCGCCGAATACAGCGTGGAACGCGCCTGTACCCGTTATTGGGAGACCATTGCGCACGCCCTCGATCGGCCAAGCCTCCTCTCGAGGTAA
- a CDS encoding glycosyltransferase family 4 protein, whose translation MVVGARGIPDVEGGAEKNAEMIFPLIASRGYRVILVGLEGLVQRETYRGVELHPAPNRRLLKTDKLFYYLHAVKLARRLRPDIVHMQGLGASLFLLAYKAMGARTVVRYGSADYTLSKWGVIGKAGFFAAEMQARAADAVISVAPSLSRRLAKHGISKNVRLIGNAIDVPAAGESTHQSGTVPQMAKGPFILFVGRVTMQKNVHGLLEGFRLYQQRTGNTRHRLLLAGGLEDEEYVRSLQPLLGDNVDLLGRCNRGQLEELYGSCDLFINSSVHEGASNAVLEAISRNCPTVLSGIAENRDFGLPERAYFNQDDPAEIAGAMERALADPDAYRVDRSKFMTWPLVAEKTLKVYEEIRR comes from the coding sequence ATGGTCGTGGGCGCACGTGGGATCCCCGATGTGGAAGGGGGCGCGGAAAAGAACGCGGAAATGATCTTCCCGCTGATCGCATCCCGCGGCTACCGCGTCATCCTGGTCGGACTTGAAGGTCTGGTGCAGCGCGAAACTTATCGCGGGGTCGAGCTTCACCCGGCGCCAAATCGCCGGCTGTTGAAGACAGACAAGCTGTTCTACTACCTCCATGCTGTAAAGCTCGCCCGCCGCCTGCGCCCGGACATCGTGCATATGCAGGGGCTCGGTGCCTCCCTGTTCCTGCTTGCGTACAAGGCGATGGGCGCGCGCACGGTGGTTCGCTACGGTTCGGCCGATTACACCCTGTCCAAATGGGGTGTCATCGGCAAGGCGGGCTTCTTCGCTGCGGAAATGCAGGCGCGGGCGGCAGACGCCGTCATCTCGGTTGCGCCCTCGCTCTCGCGCCGTCTCGCAAAGCACGGCATCTCCAAGAATGTCCGGCTGATCGGCAATGCAATCGACGTGCCGGCCGCCGGTGAGAGCACGCATCAATCCGGCACCGTGCCGCAGATGGCGAAGGGGCCGTTCATCCTCTTCGTCGGGCGGGTGACGATGCAGAAGAATGTTCATGGCTTGCTGGAAGGGTTCCGACTTTACCAGCAGCGAACCGGGAACACGCGGCATCGCCTGCTCCTTGCAGGCGGACTGGAGGATGAGGAATATGTCCGGTCGTTGCAGCCCCTGCTAGGCGACAATGTCGATCTGCTGGGGCGGTGCAATCGTGGGCAGCTGGAAGAGCTTTATGGGTCGTGCGACCTGTTCATCAACAGTTCCGTACACGAGGGTGCGTCCAATGCCGTGCTGGAGGCGATCAGCCGGAACTGCCCGACCGTACTGAGCGGGATTGCCGAGAACCGGGATTTCGGCCTGCCGGAACGCGCCTATTTCAACCAGGACGATCCGGCGGAGATCGCGGGGGCGATGGAGCGCGCGCTGGCCGATCCCGATGCCTACAGGGTCGATCGGTCCAAATTCATGACCTGGCCGCTGGTCGCTGAAAAGACGCTCAAAGTCTATGAAGAGATCCGGCGCTGA
- a CDS encoding acyl-CoA dehydrogenase family protein: MARATPPFDWALPDDAATIQESVARFADEVIAPVAERTDREDRFPRELWPSMGEMGLHGLTVSADDGGLGMGYLEHVIAIEEISRASASIGLSYGVHSNLAVNQIARWGNAEQKARLLPRLISGEHVGALAMSEVGAGSDVVSMKLAATKVDGGWKLNGHKFWITNGPVADVLVVYAKTDADAGPRGITTFLIEKGMAGFAIGQKIEKLGMRGSPTAELLFDDCVVPDANVLGGVGGGVAVLMSGLDYERALLAGVQLGIMQACLDVVIPYVRERKQFGKPVGSFQLIQAKVADMYVALQSARAYTYAVARACANDTVTRFDAAAAILLASENAFRVAGEAIQALGGAGYTLDFPVERYLRDAKLLDIGAGTNEIRRMLIGRELIALDKA; the protein is encoded by the coding sequence ATGGCGAGAGCCACACCCCCATTCGACTGGGCGCTGCCCGACGATGCGGCCACCATCCAGGAGAGCGTCGCCCGCTTCGCTGACGAGGTGATCGCGCCGGTCGCCGAACGGACCGACCGGGAAGACCGCTTCCCCCGCGAATTGTGGCCTTCGATGGGCGAGATGGGCCTGCACGGCCTGACGGTGTCGGCCGATGATGGCGGGCTTGGCATGGGCTATCTGGAACATGTCATCGCGATTGAGGAGATCAGCCGCGCCTCCGCCTCCATCGGCCTCAGCTACGGCGTCCACTCCAATCTGGCGGTCAACCAGATCGCCCGTTGGGGCAATGCGGAGCAGAAGGCCCGCCTGCTGCCGCGCCTGATCAGCGGGGAACATGTCGGCGCCCTGGCGATGAGCGAGGTCGGTGCGGGCTCCGACGTCGTCTCCATGAAGCTGGCCGCCACGAAGGTGGATGGCGGCTGGAAGCTCAACGGCCACAAGTTCTGGATCACCAACGGCCCGGTCGCGGACGTGCTGGTCGTCTATGCCAAGACCGACGCCGATGCCGGGCCCCGCGGCATTACCACTTTCCTGATCGAGAAGGGCATGGCGGGCTTCGCCATCGGCCAGAAGATCGAGAAGCTGGGGATGCGTGGCAGCCCCACGGCGGAGCTGCTGTTCGACGATTGCGTGGTGCCTGATGCCAACGTGCTGGGCGGCGTCGGCGGCGGTGTTGCCGTGCTGATGAGCGGCCTTGATTACGAGCGCGCGCTGCTGGCGGGCGTGCAGCTCGGCATCATGCAAGCCTGCCTCGACGTTGTCATCCCCTATGTCCGCGAACGCAAGCAGTTCGGCAAGCCCGTGGGCAGCTTCCAGCTGATCCAGGCCAAGGTCGCCGACATGTATGTCGCGCTGCAATCGGCGCGCGCCTACACCTATGCGGTCGCCCGCGCCTGCGCCAACGACACCGTGACCCGCTTCGATGCGGCGGCGGCGATCCTGCTGGCGAGCGAGAACGCCTTCCGCGTCGCGGGGGAGGCGATCCAGGCGCTGGGTGGGGCGGGCTATACGCTCGATTTCCCGGTGGAACGCTACCTGCGCGATGCGAAGCTGCTCGACATCGGGGCCGGCACGAACGAGATCCGGCGTATGCTGATCGGCCGTGAACTGATCGCGCTGGACAAGGCATGA
- a CDS encoding UDP-glucose/GDP-mannose dehydrogenase family protein, whose amino-acid sequence MRITMIGTGYVGLVSGACFSDFGHEVVCVDKDARKIELLHQNVMPIYEPGLADLVSSNVRAGRLSFTTDVAAGVKDADAVFIAVGTPSRRGDGHADLSYVFAAAREIAENITKPCVIVTKSTVPVGTGDEVERIMAEVAPNAGVMVASNPEFLREGAAIEDFKRPDRVVVGTDDPEARQVMGEIYRPLSLNKAAPLLFTGRRTAELIKYAANAFLAVKITFINEIADLCEQVGADVQEVSRGIGLDNRIGPKFLHAGPGYGGSCFPKDTLALLKTADDNDTPLRIVEATVQVNDSRKRAMGRKVIKACGGDVRGKTVAILGLTFKPNTDDMRDAPSIAIIQALQDGGAKVRAYDPEGVEQAKPMLQNVEFSANPYEAAADADAVVLVTEWDEFRALDLKRIKEGLKQPLLIDLRNVYPAEEVERAGLRGIGIGRIEPGARTDVLPEAKHGLENA is encoded by the coding sequence ATGCGTATTACGATGATCGGCACAGGGTATGTCGGCCTGGTTTCCGGTGCATGCTTTTCTGACTTCGGTCATGAAGTTGTCTGCGTCGACAAGGATGCCCGCAAGATCGAGCTGCTGCACCAGAACGTGATGCCGATCTACGAACCAGGTCTGGCCGATCTGGTAAGCAGCAATGTGCGCGCCGGCCGCCTGTCCTTCACCACCGATGTGGCGGCGGGCGTGAAGGATGCGGATGCCGTGTTCATCGCGGTGGGCACTCCCTCCCGCCGGGGCGATGGCCATGCGGACCTGTCCTACGTGTTCGCTGCGGCCCGCGAGATCGCGGAAAACATCACCAAGCCATGCGTGATCGTCACCAAGTCGACCGTGCCGGTGGGCACCGGTGACGAGGTCGAGCGCATCATGGCCGAGGTCGCTCCGAATGCGGGTGTCATGGTGGCGTCAAACCCGGAATTCTTGCGTGAAGGTGCCGCAATCGAGGATTTTAAGCGGCCCGACCGGGTCGTGGTCGGGACCGACGATCCCGAGGCGCGGCAGGTTATGGGTGAAATCTACCGCCCGTTGTCGTTGAACAAGGCTGCGCCGCTGCTCTTCACCGGACGGCGCACGGCGGAGCTCATCAAGTATGCCGCGAACGCCTTCCTGGCGGTAAAGATCACCTTCATCAATGAGATCGCGGATCTGTGCGAACAGGTCGGCGCAGATGTGCAGGAGGTTTCGCGGGGCATTGGGCTCGACAATCGTATCGGGCCCAAGTTCCTGCATGCTGGTCCGGGTTACGGCGGTTCGTGCTTCCCGAAGGACACGTTGGCCCTGCTCAAGACGGCTGACGACAACGACACGCCGCTGCGCATCGTCGAAGCGACCGTGCAGGTAAACGATAGCCGCAAGCGCGCCATGGGGCGCAAGGTCATCAAGGCCTGTGGCGGCGACGTACGCGGCAAGACGGTGGCCATCCTGGGCCTGACGTTCAAGCCCAACACCGATGACATGCGCGACGCGCCGAGCATCGCCATTATCCAAGCACTGCAGGACGGCGGGGCCAAGGTTCGTGCCTACGATCCGGAAGGTGTCGAGCAGGCCAAGCCGATGCTGCAGAATGTCGAGTTTTCCGCCAACCCTTATGAAGCGGCGGCGGATGCCGATGCAGTGGTGCTCGTAACGGAGTGGGACGAGTTCCGGGCACTGGATCTGAAGCGCATCAAGGAGGGGCTGAAGCAGCCGCTGCTGATCGATCTGCGCAACGTCTACCCGGCCGAAGAGGTCGAGCGGGCTGGCCTGCGGGGCATCGGCATCGGCCGGATCGAGCCGGGCGCCCGGACCGATGTGCTGCCGGAAGCAAAGCACGGGCTGGAAAACGCCTGA
- a CDS encoding NAD-dependent epimerase/dehydratase family protein: protein MSTEPVLVTGAAGFVGHATAHRLLDRGERVIGLDIVNDYYDPALKEARLKTFAGRNSFDFRRMDVANGEEVARLIADNGIKRVVHLAAQAGVRYSIENPFAYERSNLAGHLAVMEACRHAPGFVHLVYASSSSVYGNKPLGGAGFKEDEPATSPVSLYAATKRSCELMSEAYANLYGFPQTGLRFFTVYGPWGRPDMAYFSFTQKILRGEAIEVYGEGRMARDFTYIDDIVDGIVGALDNPPENGQHRILNIGDSHPVGLMEMIEALETAIGRKAEKIMRPMQPGDVTATYADVSRLAELTGYKPKVMLAEGLQKFADWYMGHYQATADA from the coding sequence ATGAGTACCGAACCTGTTCTGGTGACGGGCGCTGCCGGCTTCGTCGGCCACGCGACAGCGCACCGGTTGCTTGACCGTGGCGAGCGGGTCATCGGCCTGGACATCGTGAACGATTATTACGACCCCGCTTTGAAAGAGGCGCGGCTGAAGACCTTCGCCGGGCGTAACAGCTTCGACTTCCGCCGGATGGATGTTGCGAACGGGGAGGAAGTGGCACGCTTGATCGCCGATAACGGCATCAAGCGTGTGGTGCATCTCGCCGCGCAGGCGGGCGTGCGCTACAGCATCGAGAACCCGTTCGCTTACGAGCGATCAAACCTCGCCGGTCATCTGGCGGTTATGGAGGCGTGCCGGCACGCGCCCGGTTTTGTGCACCTGGTCTATGCCTCCTCCAGCTCGGTCTACGGCAACAAGCCGCTCGGGGGCGCAGGCTTCAAGGAGGATGAGCCTGCCACGAGCCCGGTTTCGCTTTATGCTGCGACCAAGCGCAGTTGCGAGCTGATGAGCGAGGCATATGCCAACCTGTACGGCTTCCCGCAGACGGGGCTTCGGTTCTTCACCGTTTATGGCCCGTGGGGACGGCCCGACATGGCCTATTTCAGCTTCACGCAGAAGATCCTTCGGGGCGAGGCAATCGAAGTCTATGGTGAGGGCCGCATGGCGCGGGATTTTACCTATATTGATGACATTGTGGACGGCATTGTCGGTGCGCTCGATAATCCGCCGGAGAATGGGCAGCATCGCATCCTCAACATCGGTGACAGCCACCCTGTCGGACTGATGGAGATGATCGAAGCGCTGGAGACAGCGATCGGCCGCAAGGCTGAAAAGATCATGCGCCCTATGCAGCCGGGCGACGTAACCGCCACCTACGCGGACGTGTCGCGACTGGCGGAACTGACCGGCTACAAGCCCAAAGTCATGCTAGCCGAAGGCCTGCAGAAGTTTGCCGACTGGTACATGGGGCATTATCAAGCCACAGCAGATGCGTGA
- a CDS encoding PAS domain-containing protein: MKPTHLEPWPDGRTGQSPDDARLAELASFGSDALTGDEELDGIVRFAAQLCDTPISLVSLVKADTQMFLARTGLDVSETPRDQSFCAHAMHERQIMQVPDATQDGRFVDNPLVTGAPEIRFYAGQPLVTDDGVPLGSLCVIDSTARPAGLTQFQQDGLAVLARAVMRRLNARRSDLRALLQVQRHDFLVRALADSVPALVWSADAEGQFTYFNQQMQDFTGCTTLDASEIVHPEDLPGCKDQWAESIRTGQPYELEHRVRRHDGEYRWVVARAAPVHDDEGRIVRWFGTATDIDSVHRQSESRDLLARELSHRIKNIFAVVAGLISLSARKQPQHKSFADELTGTIRALGRAHDYVRPTGADHRNTLLGLLGDLFQPYTAAGESRVRVVGDDSAIAARAATPLALVFHELATNSAKYGALGAEDGVVDLTIDDRGDTLLLRWTERGGPAPAAVERMDGFGSRLVEMSITGQLGGSWERRFEPEGLVCALTVAKTCIAP, translated from the coding sequence GTGAAACCTACGCATCTTGAGCCCTGGCCTGACGGCCGGACCGGGCAATCGCCGGATGATGCCCGGTTGGCGGAGCTTGCCAGCTTCGGCAGCGATGCGCTGACGGGGGACGAGGAGCTGGATGGCATCGTCCGCTTCGCCGCGCAGCTGTGCGACACGCCGATATCGCTGGTCAGCCTGGTGAAGGCGGACACGCAGATGTTCCTGGCGCGCACCGGCCTCGATGTCAGTGAGACCCCGCGCGACCAGTCATTCTGCGCGCATGCCATGCATGAACGGCAGATCATGCAGGTGCCCGACGCGACGCAGGACGGGCGCTTCGTCGACAATCCGCTGGTCACCGGGGCGCCTGAAATCCGTTTCTATGCCGGGCAGCCGCTGGTGACGGACGACGGCGTGCCGCTGGGATCGCTGTGCGTGATCGACAGCACTGCCCGCCCCGCCGGTCTGACGCAGTTCCAACAGGATGGCCTTGCCGTTCTGGCACGGGCGGTGATGCGGCGGCTCAATGCCCGGCGCAGCGACCTGCGCGCGCTGCTGCAGGTGCAGCGGCACGATTTTCTGGTGCGCGCATTAGCGGACAGCGTGCCGGCGCTGGTCTGGTCGGCCGATGCGGAAGGCCAGTTCACCTACTTCAACCAGCAGATGCAGGACTTCACGGGCTGCACCACGCTGGATGCGAGCGAGATCGTCCATCCGGAGGATCTGCCCGGCTGCAAGGACCAGTGGGCCGAGTCGATCCGCACCGGCCAGCCTTACGAGTTGGAGCATCGGGTGCGGCGCCATGATGGCGAGTACCGCTGGGTCGTGGCACGCGCGGCGCCGGTGCATGACGACGAGGGCCGGATCGTGCGCTGGTTCGGCACCGCGACCGACATTGACAGCGTGCATCGCCAGTCCGAAAGCCGCGATCTGCTGGCGCGCGAGCTGTCGCACCGGATCAAGAACATCTTCGCCGTGGTGGCGGGCCTCATCAGCCTGTCGGCGCGCAAGCAGCCGCAGCACAAGAGCTTCGCCGACGAGCTGACCGGCACGATCCGCGCGCTGGGCCGGGCGCATGATTACGTGCGCCCCACCGGGGCCGATCACCGCAACACGCTGCTGGGTCTGCTGGGCGACCTGTTCCAGCCCTATACCGCCGCGGGCGAAAGCCGCGTGCGGGTGGTGGGCGACGATAGCGCCATCGCCGCACGCGCTGCCACGCCGCTGGCACTGGTGTTCCACGAACTGGCCACCAACTCTGCCAAGTACGGTGCCCTGGGTGCGGAAGATGGCGTTGTCGACCTGACCATCGACGACCGGGGCGACACCCTGCTGCTTCGCTGGACGGAACGTGGCGGTCCCGCACCTGCCGCAGTGGAGCGGATGGACGGCTTCGGTTCACGGCTGGTGGAGATGAGCATCACCGGCCAGCTGGGCGGCAGCTGGGAACGCCGGTTTGAGCCCGAGGGGCTGGTCTGTGCGCTGACCGTTGCGAAGACCTGCATCGCGCCCTGA